One genomic window of Spirochaetae bacterium HGW-Spirochaetae-1 includes the following:
- a CDS encoding zinc ABC transporter ATP-binding protein, producing MNKIMELKSISAGYADSLVLEDINLSILDRDFIGIIGPNGGGKTTLLRIILGLLKPLRGTVSFYDKDLQGTRKAIGYLPQFRIIDKQFPIRVMDVVLSGHMNSVGLFRRYSREQKEQSSAILDRFGIFHLKDRPIGELSGGQMQRVFLSRALVSSPRILILDEPDTFVDSSFSQDLNEILVELNDRMAIVLVSHDIGTIISSVKNIACINGTLHYHGSSEFSQELMETYNCPVRIVGHGDMPHTILKKHGE from the coding sequence ATGAATAAAATCATGGAACTCAAATCCATATCGGCGGGATACGCCGACTCCCTGGTGCTGGAGGATATAAATCTCAGTATTCTGGACAGGGATTTTATCGGAATAATCGGGCCTAACGGCGGCGGGAAAACCACCCTGCTGCGCATCATCCTGGGCCTCCTGAAGCCCCTGCGCGGAACCGTTTCCTTCTATGACAAGGATCTGCAGGGCACACGTAAGGCCATAGGCTACCTGCCCCAGTTCAGAATAATCGACAAGCAGTTTCCCATTCGGGTCATGGATGTGGTGCTCTCGGGTCATATGAATTCCGTCGGCCTGTTCAGAAGATATTCCCGGGAACAAAAAGAGCAGTCCTCGGCAATTCTCGACAGGTTCGGCATATTTCATCTGAAGGACCGGCCTATTGGCGAGCTTTCGGGCGGACAGATGCAGCGTGTCTTTCTTTCCAGGGCACTGGTCTCATCTCCCCGGATACTGATCCTCGATGAACCCGATACTTTCGTAGACAGCAGCTTTTCCCAGGACCTGAACGAAATTCTCGTCGAGCTGAACGACCGTATGGCCATCGTCCTCGTATCGCATGACATCGGCACTATCATATCATCGGTGAAAAACATCGCCTGTATCAACGGAACCCTGCATTATCACGGTTCAAGTGAATTTTCGCAGGAACTCATGGAGACATACAACTGCCCCGTCAGGATAGTGGGACACGGTGACATGCCTCACACCATACTGAAGAAGCACGGAGAATAA
- a CDS encoding cation ABC transporter substrate-binding protein, giving the protein MNAPGGESAVAFIRSGTKSMKKTTFIILIIAVLVIAAQGCKKMEEQGNIVSVSIIPLQYFVQRIGGPGFKVNVLIPPGQSPHTYEPTSQQMIEMSRSRAFFKTGLFPLEDAFLRSMTSTGSGMMIIDSSEGVNLISAHHHDHTGYGHDSGIDPHIWLSPAAVRIMAKNILAGFIAIDPAGSTLYRNNFQAFMSDIDALDIYIKGELKQVKEKKFLVYHPVWSYFARDYGLTQIPMEIEGKEPDPTHIKDIVDMARREKIRVIFVQKQEPLDYARSLAGDIHGKVVHLDPLEGDWIANMRTTAKTFKTELE; this is encoded by the coding sequence ATGAATGCCCCGGGAGGGGAATCTGCCGTGGCATTCATTCGTTCAGGAACCAAATCCATGAAAAAAACCACCTTTATTATTCTTATCATTGCAGTCCTGGTTATAGCGGCCCAGGGCTGTAAAAAAATGGAGGAACAGGGGAATATCGTTTCCGTCTCCATTATTCCTCTTCAGTATTTTGTCCAGCGTATCGGCGGACCGGGCTTCAAGGTCAACGTGCTTATACCGCCGGGTCAGAGCCCCCACACCTACGAGCCGACATCACAGCAAATGATCGAAATGAGCAGGTCCAGGGCCTTTTTCAAAACAGGCCTCTTCCCTCTTGAGGATGCATTCCTGAGAAGCATGACATCGACGGGAAGCGGTATGATGATTATCGATTCCTCCGAGGGAGTAAACCTCATCAGCGCCCATCATCACGACCACACCGGGTATGGCCATGACAGCGGCATCGATCCCCATATATGGCTTTCACCGGCGGCAGTGAGAATAATGGCTAAAAATATCCTGGCAGGATTTATCGCCATAGACCCGGCCGGTTCGACTCTCTACAGAAATAACTTTCAGGCCTTCATGAGCGATATTGATGCACTTGATATCTATATCAAAGGCGAACTGAAACAGGTAAAAGAAAAAAAATTCCTGGTCTATCATCCCGTCTGGTCCTATTTCGCCCGGGATTACGGGCTTACCCAGATCCCCATGGAAATCGAGGGTAAAGAACCTGACCCTACGCATATAAAAGACATCGTGGACATGGCACGCCGGGAAAAAATCAGGGTGATATTCGTCCAGAAACAGGAGCCCCTGGATTACGCCAGGTCCCTGGCCGGCGACATACATGGAAAGGTGGTCCATCTCGATCCTCTCGAGGGCGACTGGATTGCAAATATGCGCACCACCGCAAAGACATTTAAAACGGAACTGGAGTGA
- a CDS encoding TraB family protein → MNMYLKPVITEEKQNVNLLTFPDGKKLYLIGTAHVSSSSIDLVEETIRKVQPDTICVELDEQRHKAMTKKKLYEDLDIIEIIRKKQLFFFIGQFIMASYQRKISEKTGSKPGMEFKKAIEMAEITGTRLILADRNIGTTLKRAYRMTPFWHKIRFLASLFTADDSDFDDIDIEELKTQDAIINIVRTFEDELPTAKKVLIDERDQYLTAEIQANLGTVTVAVVGAGHVPGMLKEFENRIGEEKKFELNIIPPPSSAGKIIPWIIPFIFIALIAWGFMSGRKDVAQDVIIYWIAVNGTLTALGCLLAFAHPLTMLAGFIAAPITSLNPTIGAGFVTAIVQTFLVKPRVRDFEEIQEKTLRFRNWWTNRITKIFLVFILSSIGSSIGTFVALPALRKLFTL, encoded by the coding sequence ATGAATATGTACCTGAAGCCCGTCATTACAGAAGAAAAACAGAATGTAAACCTTCTCACTTTTCCCGATGGTAAAAAGCTGTATCTTATAGGAACTGCCCATGTCTCCTCATCATCGATTGATCTTGTAGAAGAAACTATACGGAAAGTACAACCCGATACCATATGTGTTGAGCTGGATGAACAACGCCATAAGGCCATGACAAAGAAAAAGCTCTACGAAGATCTGGATATAATTGAGATCATCAGGAAGAAGCAGCTCTTTTTTTTCATCGGTCAGTTTATAATGGCTTCATATCAGAGAAAAATCTCGGAAAAAACCGGCAGCAAACCGGGCATGGAATTCAAGAAGGCCATTGAAATGGCTGAAATAACCGGCACCCGTCTCATCCTGGCAGACCGGAATATCGGCACAACCCTGAAAAGAGCCTACCGGATGACTCCTTTCTGGCATAAAATCAGGTTTCTCGCCAGCCTGTTTACGGCCGACGACTCGGACTTTGATGATATAGACATTGAAGAGCTGAAGACCCAGGATGCCATCATAAACATTGTCAGGACCTTCGAGGACGAGCTGCCCACGGCCAAAAAGGTCCTCATCGATGAAAGAGACCAGTACCTGACTGCGGAAATACAGGCGAATCTCGGCACTGTTACCGTGGCTGTGGTAGGAGCCGGCCATGTTCCCGGCATGCTCAAGGAATTCGAAAACCGGATCGGTGAAGAGAAAAAGTTTGAACTCAACATCATCCCGCCCCCGTCATCGGCAGGGAAAATAATCCCCTGGATAATTCCCTTCATTTTTATCGCCCTGATCGCCTGGGGATTCATGAGCGGGAGAAAGGATGTGGCCCAGGATGTGATAATCTACTGGATTGCGGTCAACGGAACCCTGACTGCCCTGGGATGTCTCCTGGCCTTTGCCCATCCACTGACCATGCTGGCTGGATTCATCGCCGCCCCCATAACCAGCCTCAATCCCACCATCGGTGCCGGTTTCGTTACGGCCATTGTACAGACTTTTCTCGTGAAACCCCGTGTCCGGGATTTTGAGGAGATACAGGAAAAAACCCTTCGATTTCGGAACTGGTGGACCAACCGGATCACGAAAATATTCCTGGTGTTCATTCTTTCGTCGATAGGATCATCAATCGGAACCTTCGTGGCCCTGCCGGCTTTAAGAAAACTCTTTACATTGTAG